The sequence below is a genomic window from Acetobacter vaccinii.
GCGGTACTTTTCGTACCGATCTGTGATCTGGAACTCCTTCACGTCTTGAAAGTGATAATGACTCTTAATACCATCCGACATTCTGCAACATGCCGGATTCGGCCGGGGCCTGGAACGGGGTATGGTGACAAACAGCGAAACCATTCTTTCTGTCTATCTGGACAACCGGCTGCGCTTTCTCAACCTTGCAACCAGAATTGTCGGGTCACGCTCCAAGGCCGAGGACATTGTGCAGGACGCCTTTGTCAATGTCTCGCAAGCGGTGCGCGGCGGCACCACTGTCACCAGCCCTCTGTCCTATTTCATACAGATCATCCGCCGCCTGTCCCTCGACCATGTGCGTTCGGGCAAGGTCCGGTTTGAAGAAACACAGGCAGAGCAGGTGCTGGCCGCCCTGTCCACCGACTACCGCACGCCGGAGGATTCCTCAGTCTCGCGCTCTCAGCTCGCAGTTATTGCGTCTGCGCTGGACACATTGCCACACCGGACACGGATTGCCTTTGAAATGCAGCGTTTTGGAGGTTACAAACTGCGCGAAATCGCAGTCGAGCTGGATATCTCCATAGGGCGTGCAGCCCAGTTGGTTGCCGATGCCTTTCGGGCCTGCAAAACCGCCCTGGACGCCCAGCCCCCTGCGGCCAGCAAAGACGCAACGCTGTGAGAACAGGATTTTTCGTGCAGTTTCTTATCAGCGCGTGCCCACCGCGCGCGGCACACTCCCTTTCCGCCATGTGGCCCCCATGCACACACCCCTGACCGAGGACGACCCGCACGCCGTGTCGGAAGCCACCCAGTTTCTGATCCTGCTGGTCGATGACCCGACAGATACGGCCCTGCATGCCAGGATCCAGCAGTGGCGCAAGGCCAGCCCTACGCATGACGCCGCATGGCAGAGCCTGGTCACCATCTGGCACCTGGCGGGCGATATCGGGCCTGTGGCCCTGCCTTTACCTGCCACCCCCGCCCCTTTGCCACCCCAGTCGCTGGCAGGTGCTTGGCGGCCCCTGTGGCAGGCCGGTGCGGTTGCCATGGTCTGCATGCTGGGGCTGGGTTTTGTGCTGGGTTCTGATATTCGCCTTGCCCTGCAGGCCGACTACCAGACCGGCACTGCCGAAAACCGCGTTGTGCTGCTGCCAGATGGCAGCACCGCAACACTGGGCGCACGCTCGGCCATTGCCCTTGACTATACCCCCCGGCAACGACAGGTCAGAATACTGGCGGGGGAAGTCTTTTTTACAATCCGGCACGATACCGCCCGCCCTTTTGTCACCCGTGCTGGCAAAATGACGGCGCGGGACATTGGCACGCGTTTCAATGTCAACAAAAGCGACAGGCAGATTGAGGTTGCCGTCAGCGAAGGCTGTGTGGGCCTTGCCTATGCCGCCCTGGCAGAACAGCGGCTGAACGCGGGGGATGCTGTCTCGATTGATGTCCGCACAGGCACGTTGCAAACATTCCATGTGGACCCGACGGAAGTTGGTTCCTGGCGGCAGGACCGTCTGACTGTCAGCGACGCAACAGTGGCCACCGTTGTGGAAACGCTGCGCCGGTACTATCCCGGCTTTATCCTGACCTATGGCAGCAGACTGGAACACGCCCATATAGCAGGCACTTACGATCTGACAGACATACCCGGTGCCCTGCGCGCTGTTGCGGCGCCTGCCCATGTTGCTGTGCGCGGTCTGGGGGCGCATGTCCTGCTTATAGGTGGCAGAGCACCCTGAAATAGAGTTTCAGCAACAAAAGCAGACATCAGTTTCAAAAATAATCAGTTTTTTCGAAAAAATTTGAAAGAGTGTCTCCCTTTGGAACAAAGCCATACCCAGAAATTTTTATTCTTTTGAGTGCCCTCCCCTAGAAAACCAGAGGCCTCGTTCTTCTCATAATTAGGTAGATGAGACGCGTTCGCATTTATACAGCGGCGCATGAGAAGAAGGAACAGCCCCACCGATGTCCACCAACAGTCAGACAGCCCCCCATACCGGGCGGCGTTTTCGGCATTACCTGTTGATCGGCATCGCGCAGATCGCTCTGTCCCACGTGGCACCCGCCGGGGCTGCCCCTGCAGACAATACGCAGCAGAACACGCAGGCCAGAAGCTTCCATATTCCCGCGCAGCCTCTCTCCAGCGCGCTGGCAGCCTTTGCCCAGAAATCCGGACGGCAGACATCCTACGACCCGGCTATTGCACGCAACATTTCTACACAAGGCGTAACCGGCACCATGACGCCGGAGGCCGCTCTTGCCACATTGCTGCGTGGCACAGCCATTCAGTTTACCCGGCTGGATGCGCACACGCTTATCCTCAGCCACACCAGTGCAACCCCCATCGCACTGGGGCCGGTACGGGTCGGGGGCATGGCCACCCATCAGGACCCCACAGGCCCCGGTGTCGGCTATGTGGCGGAAAACACCATGGCCGGGACAAAAACAGATACCCCGATCATGGAAATACCAAACTCCGTCTATGTTGTGACCAAACAGCAGATGCTGGACCAGCAACCCCAGACCGTGCAGGAAGCCCTGCGCTATGTAGCGGGGGTCAGGACTGAAAACGCCGGAACATTTGGCAGCGGGTCGGCCAGTACGTCTGGCTCCATCCTGCAACGGGGTTTTACGTCCAAACAGTTTGTAGATGGTCTTATGACCAATTCCGCCAGTGCTGGGGAAACCGCCTTTATTGACCGTATTGATGTCGTCAACGGCCCGGCCTCTGTCATGTACGGGCAGGTCAACCCCGGTGGCATGCTGGGCATGAGCCTTAAAAAACCCACCCAGACCCCATTGCACCATGTCTCCCTCGGGTTTGGTAACTGGGATCGCTATGAGCTGAACCTGGATGTCAGCGACAAAGTGACAAAATCAGGCAGTCTGCGTTACCGCGTGGCCGCTATTGGCGTTACCCAGAACACGCAGACCAATGATATTGCCTACCACCGCACTGGTGTCCTGCCGTCCCTGACCTGGACCATCGACCCCAAGACATCGCTGAGTCTACTGGGCATGTATATGTACACACCGGGCACCGGTGTGGGGCTGGAATACCCCCTGCTGGGCACCATGCTGCCCTATGATGGCCGCCACATTGCCCGCAGCACTTTTCTGGGACTACGCAACGCCAACACGGAATCTACAAAAGATGCCATGTTTGAATATCAGTTTTCCCACACATTCAACAAATACATTACCTTCAGCCAGGTGTTCCGTTGGGAGCAGAGCAACAGTAACGACAACAACTTCTATTATGACGGCGTCGCCAGCCCCGGTCATGTGTACCTACACCCATGGTGGACCCAAAGCCGCTATGCGACAACAGGGCTGGATTCCCGCATTTTTGGCAATTTCAACACAGGCCCTTTCAAACACACCTGGGTTATAGGCTCTGACTTTCGTGAATTTGACTGGGATTTTCATTCCCGCTCTGACAAGACGAGTGATGAACCTATTGTCGATATTTTCAACCCAGTTTCCAACTATACCCCCTGTTACAGCACCAGCGCAGCCGCCGGGTGCAGTGCATCCACCGCGCTGTCCCGCTTCAACTACTTTCAGGAAGGGGTGTATTTTCAGGACCAGATCAAATGGAAAGGTCTTTCCATTCTTCTGGGTGGCCGTCAGGACTGGGTGAACTACCATGGCCATTATACCAACTACTCTGTTACAAATGCTGAAGGTACAACAACCAGCAAAGCCGGAGCCAGCAGCGACGCCCCCCGCCCCCAAAGTGCATTTACCTGGCGGGGTGGCCTTGTTTACAATTTTGAATCCGGGTTGGCCCCTTATTTCAGCTACGCCACATCCTTTATCCCACAAAGTGCTACAGACTGGCAGGGCAGACCCTTTGCACCCCTTACCGGCAGCCAGTTTGAAGCGGGCCTTAAATACAAAGTCCCCAATCGGGATATTATCCTGACCGCCTCAGCCTTTCATATCGAGGAAGACCATTACCTGATTACCGATAATGCCCACAGCGGCTATCAGGATGATGCCGGGCGTGTGCGCTCGCAGGGGTTTGAGGTTGCCGCCAACGCCAATATCACCAAAGACCTCAGGGTTGTGGCATCTTACAGCTATACCGACCTGCGCTACGCCAAGACCGACAAAACATCCAAACGCTATGACCCCTATACGGATTCAAACTATGGGGCCGCCGTCTCTCAAAGTGGCATGTCGGTTCCCTATGTTCCTAAAAACATGTTTTCCATTTTCACCGACTATACCATGCCCTTTCATGCCCTACGTGGCCTGGCTCTCAACGGGGGCATGCGCTACACTGGCACGACTTATGGCGACAGCGTTGAATCCTTTAAAAACCCGTCCTATCTGCTTTTTGACATTGGCGCACGGTATGACTTTGGGGCTGCCATACCCACTTTGAAAGGATTGCAGGCACAGCTCAGCATTTCCAACCTGACCAACAAATACTACACCGTGGCCTGCGGCACCTGGGCCTGCAACCTTGGTCAGGCCCGCAAGGTTTACGGCACCCTCAGCTACAACTGGTAATCCACAGCCGCCCGACACCTGCCCCGCGTGCCAAAGCTGCACTGCGCCAGTATTACCCATGCTGGCGCACCCACCACCGGGACAGGCCATTCCCCAGACCGGAAACAAGCAGATACAGCGCAGGTGTTGTCACCATCGTCTGCGCCTGACTGACAAGCAAGCCGCCAATAAGGGCCAGGCCCAGAGGCTGGCGCAGTTCCAGACCATACCCGCCCATCAGCACCAGCGGCAGCGCCCCCAGGGCAGCGGCACAGGTTGTCATGACAATCGGCCGCAGGCGCAGCAGGCAGGCTGTGCGTATGGCCTCCTTGGGTGTCAGATCATGCAGGCGTTGTGCCTGCACCGCAAAATCGACTAGCAGAATAGCATTTTTCAGGGTCATGCCTGTCAGCAGCAGCATGGCAATGACTGTCATGCCGGAAAACGGCAGGCCACAGAGATCAAGTGCTACCACCGCCCCGATCCCGGCAGACGGAATGGTGGAGAGAATGGTCAACGGGTGCAGCGCGCTTTCGTACACCATACCAAGGGTAAAATAAACAGCAAGCACCGCTGCCAGCAGCAGGATTTCGCTATCCTGCGTACTTTTGTCTAGATCGCCCTCATCACTCTGCACCTGCCCGCTCAGGGTGGCTGGCAGGTGCAGCAGACGCCACTCCCGGTCAATAACTGCCTGCGCCTGTGACAGGCTGACCCCAGGGGCCAGCACCAGTGCAATGGCTGTCGAACTGGCATAACCCAGATGGGTTACCCCCACAGGGTCAAGGCTTGGGGTTATATGGGTGACAAGCGGCAGAGGCACCAGCGTTTCCGCCCCCGTTGCCACTGCCGCCCCGGTGGAGGCATTGGCCCCACCCGCCAGACCATTGGCCACCTGATTCCGAAAGGCCGCAGCACTTGCCCCGGCCACAGTGCCACTTTTGGCAACAGCCGCAACCCGGATGGTATTGGACGCGGCACTGCCCGACGCCGCCCCCCCGGATGGGCTGACCCAGAACTGTTGCAAAATGGCAGGATCACGCTGAAAGCGCTCCTGCACCGTCATCACCACATTATACTGACCGTGCTGCGTATAAACGACCGAGGCCGTTGTCTGGCCCAGAGCATCAGACAGCATTTTGCCAATCACCTGCGGGGTTACCCCAACACGAGCTGCGGTATCGCGGTCGATGCTGAGGGTTATCCCCTGTCCCGGTGGGTCGATATCGGGGCTGACCTCCGCAAACTCTCTATGCTGGCGCAGAGCTTTGGCCAGCCTGCGCGTGGCTGACCCTAGTTGCCGGTCGTCCTCGCTGCGCAGAATGTAGCTGACCCCGCTGCTGTTGGAGCCAACCCGCATCATGATATTGCCCGGTGCCTGCGCATGATATTCTGCATGGCTATCACGGCCCATGCGGACCACCACCCGGCGGGCAACCTCCTCCGCCGGGGCACGGCCGGTTGCCAGATCGTGCAATGTGGCAAACACCATGCCATGGCTGCTGCCCTCACCTGTGTCCAGATACGCAACGACATGGGCTACGGCAGGGTCGGCCAGCAGAACCTGACTGAAATGTTCCAGCCGCGCCTTTGTCTGTGCCAGAGAACTCCCCGCACTGCGCGAACCACCTGAGACAATGCCGATATCCTGCCGTGGGAAAACGGTTTTTGGCATCTGCACAAACAGCACACCCCCTACGAGCATGGTCAGCGGCAGCAGCAGAACAGTCTTGCCGGGGTGTGCCAGACACCACTCCAGCACCTGAGCATACAGGCGGATCGGGCCCCAGACAGCGGCTTTCTTGTGTGGCTGTGGCGGCATAGGGCTGGAATGGGCACGCCGCCCCTCCGCCCAACGCATGCACAGTGCCGTCAGGCAGGGTGTTGCCACGCACGACACCACCAGCGACACCACGACGGCTATGCTTACCGTGCCTGCAAATTCCCCAAACAGCCGCCCGGTCAGCCCCGATGCCAGACCAATGGGCAAAAAGACCGCCAGCACGGATATGGTAATGGCCAACAGGGTCAGGGCAACTTCACCAGCCCCTTTGCTCGCGGCCTCATCCACCGACAGGCCCTGCTCGCGCATACGAATGATGTTTTCGATCACGACAATGGCGTCATCCACCACCAGCCCTGTCACAACGGTCAGCGCCATGAGGGAGAGGTTATCCAGCCCGAAGCCTGCCAGATACAGCGGCCCCAGGCTGGCAACCAGACAGCACGGCACAAGAATGGCCGCCGCGACCGAGGCCGTCCATGACCGCAGGAACACCCACACCACCCCCAGCGCCAACCCGCACGACACCAGCAGCGTTACCAGCGTATGGTGCAGGGAGGAACGGATAACAGCCGACCCATCCCGCGCCACCACAATATCCGCCCCCGGCGGCATAAGAACACGCAGGCGGGGCAGGCGAGCTGTCACCGCATTGGCAATCCCGACCAGATTGGCCCCCGGCTGCGCCCGCACCATTAAGATCAGCGCCTGATGACCATCAACAAAAGCAGCGGCATTCACATCCTGCATGCTATCGGTCACGGTGGCCAGGTCGCTCAGGCGGATGGGCCGTCCGTTTTTATAGGCAATGACCAGATTACGGTATGACTGAGCCTGTTCTGCCTGATCATTCACCGCCAGTTGCCAGCGTTGGCCCCCACCCTCAATCACGCCCTTGGGGGTATGGGCATTGGCCGAGGCCAGAGCGGCCCGCAAATTTTCAAACCCCATCCCGTATTTAAAAAACGGCAGAGGGTTCATGGCCACCCGGACAGCGGGGGCGGAGCTGCCCATGATTGTGACATCCCCCACACCGGGCACCTGCAACAGCATGGGGCGCAGGGTTGTATTCACCAGGTCGTAAAGCCGTGGCAGGGACTGCATGCCCGGCGTAACCGCCAGAATGAGCACCGGTGTCGCGCTGGGGTTGGCACGGTGGTAACTGGGGTCAGACCCCGGCGTTGTGGGCAGGTCGTGCCGGGCGGCCCTTAAGGCGGCCTCCACATCCCGCGCGGCCCCGTTCAGGTCTCGCCCCAGTTCAAACCCCAGGAAGATGGAGGTCTGCCCCTTGGTGGAGGACGACACCATCTGTGTCACCCCGGCAATATTCCCCAGGTGCCGCTCCAGCGGGGCCGCCACCGTGCGCGCCATGACCTCTGGCGACCCACCGGGATTGGAGGCCGAAACCGAGATCACTGGCAGGTCAATATCAGGCAGGTCGGATACTGGCAGATGGCGCAGCGCCATAAGCCCGGACAGAACGGCCGACACCAGCAGCAGGACTGTCGCAACAGGGCGGCGGACAAACCACGCAATGGCTGTCACGGGCAGCGCCCCGCCCTTGCAGGGGGCCTCTGTCTATAAGACGATCGACAGCCCCGTTTTTTCAGCGACTGTAGAAAAAAAAGCATCGGCCCTTATCGGACATCCACATCATGCCCGACAGACGACGTAACGGTAATGGATGCCCCCTGCACAGCCAGACCGTGCTCTGCCGCAACACGGCGCAACAGGGTGGCAACCTCCGGGGCATTGCAGGCCATTTTCCGCCCCGTTCCGGCATCAACAAACGTAATGGCCAGTGCGGCCTTGCGCTCTGGTGCTACGCGGTAATGCCACAGGCGGTCGGGCAGGACATCCCGGCGCAGGATACCACGCTCGACCAGCAGGTTCAGATTACGCTGGATGGAGCCCTGACTGGGGGCGTGGCCGCCGGTCATGGTCCCCAGCGTGTTCCAGATCTCCACCGCCGTCGCCCCCGGCCCGGCTTCGAGAATACCGTGCAGCAGCACCCGGCGCAGGTCGGTCATTTTGACCCCCGCGTCCTGGCAGCGGGTTTCCAGCCTGAGCACAACACTGCTGCTTGCCCCCATGCCAGGGCGGATCTGGTGCAATGCGGGAGGGGAGCGGCGATGTTCGGGGAATGTCAGCATAATGACGATCCTTTTCGCAGACGGGAAAGCTCAGTTCTGATGAATGTAGAATTCGACAGGCACGGTCAGTGTAATGGGGTCGCCCTCAACACTGTCGGGTGGCACAGGCAGCGGCTGGGCGCGTTTGGGCAGGGCCACAGCCTCCTGATCCAATAAGGGGTGGCCCGAGCTACTGCTCAGACTGGCAGACAGGACATGCCCCTTCCGGTCCATGGAGAATGTAACCGTGGGCACTCCTTCCTGATGGTTGGCCATGGCATCGGACGGATAGCGCTTAAATTTTTCAAGCTGGGCCAGCAGTGCCCCCTGCCAGGTCAGCGGGTCGTGCGAGGCCTTGGATGACGACGCACCCGGAGCCGGAGCGGCCTGTGCGGGGGCAGGCGGCGCTTCGGACGAGGGTGGGGCTGTTGTGGCGTCGGCCGGTGGGGTCTTGTCTGGCACAGGCTTGTGCAACTGCGGCACAGGCTTGTGCTTTTTGACCAGTTTGGGAATTTTTTCCGGCTTGGGCAGGGGCACTGGCGGGTTGGGCGCTGGCGAGGGCGGGGCTGTCACCTTGGGGGGCTCAACCGGCTCAGGGTCCGGCACGGACAGAGTCTGCTGCGGGCCAACAGGCGCATCGGTCGGCGGGGTTGGGGTTGAGACAGGCTCTGGTGCCATATCAATGGCAATAGCCGCCGGGGGTGGTTCCGGCACAGCCACGGGCGGCGCAGGCAGGCGCATCACCCACCAGACAGCCCCCCCACTCACCGCCAGCACAGCCAGCAGGGACAGCCCCCAGCGCACGGCATCTTCCTGCCGGGTCTGGCGCAGTTGGCCCCGCTGCCAGTCTGCAAAGGAAAACGGCAGACCAGCAGTGTGTCCGCCCCCCGCTTTAGCGGTCCCTCCCGTCATGGTGTGCCGCCGGGGGCCGGAGCCACGGCCGCGCCAGATGGCACTGCTACAGCGCCCGCCGCAGCGCCTTCTTCCTGCCCTTGCAGGTTGACCAGCGCCACCTTGAGGTACCCTGCCGCGCGCAGCTTATCCATAACCCCCATCAGCGTGCCGTAATCCACCGTCTTGTCAGCCCGCAGGAAGATGCGTTCGTCCTTGTTGCCCTTGGTCGCGGTTTCCAGCGTGGCGGCCAGCGCGTCGGAGGCAATGTCATCCTCCCCCAAGGCCAGGCTGTGATCCGCCTTGACGGTCAGAAACACCGGGTTATCGGGCCGGGGGGTCGGTTTTTCCGTCGAGGAGGGCAGGTCCACCGGCACGTTCACCGTAGTCAGCGGGGCTGTGACCATGAAAATGATCAACAGCACCAGCATGACATCAATAAAGGGCGTGACGTTGATCTCATGCGCCTCATGCGGGCTTTCGTCCGTATGGCGGATGCGGATCATACCGCTTACTCCCCCACCATCGGGCGGGTGCCAAGCCGCACCACCTGCCCGCTGCTGGCCAGCGCCTGCATCCGCCCCAGATCGCGCGAGACCAGCCGCATGACCAGTGCTGTCAGGTCCGACACCTGCGCGCGGCAGGCCGCCGACTGCCGGGCCAGATGGTTATAGATCACCACCGCCGGAATAGCCGCCACCAGCCCCAGGGCCGTGGCCAGCAGGGCCTCGGCAATGCCGGGGGCCACCACGGCAAGGGTTGTGGCCTTGCTGGCCGCAATACCGGTGAAGGAGGTCATGATCCCCCACACCGTGCCAAACAGGCCAATAAAGGGAGATGTTGCGCCAATGGTGGCCAGCAGGCCGGTACCGCGCATGAGCCGCCTGCCCTCTGCGGCCTCCAGCCGTTCCAGATGCAGGACAATGCGTTCCTTCAGCCCCTCGCTGTCATCCGGGATATCCTGCGACCGCCTGCGCTCTGTTTCGGCCGCCATGACAAATACATGGGCAATGCCGCCATGGCGCGTATCCGCCGCACCCAGGTCCAGCGTACTGGCCTGTTCCAGCGCCTGCTCTGCCTTATGCAGGCGGGATCTGACACGCAGGAACTCGACTGATTTGGCAATAAAGATTGTCCATGTCAGCACACTGGCCACAACCAGCAGGATCATGACACTCCGGACCACCGGGCCAGCGCCCAGAAACATACCCCATGGAGAAAAAGCAATCGGTGCAAGATCGGTCATGACGGACCTCCTTTTAAAGATGGTCCGCGCCATGCCCTGACAAGGCAGGCACCCACCACAATGAGGGGAAAAGACAGGCAGGCCCAGGACGCCACCAGCCAGCCACCCTGCTGGCCCAGCAGGGCCGACAGCAGGCCAGTAAGGGTCAGCACACCCAGCACGATCGGCCATGGCCACACAGCCACCGTCCGACGGGCAACAGGTTTGGGAGCAGACAGCCCAACCGGGCCAGAAGACAGGTCAGCCATTACGCGACCTCCCCCAGAGCTGGTGTGGTATCCGCATCGTCCAGCTCGTAACCCAGAGCCCGCAGGCGGGCATCGGTAGCCATACGGCGCTTGCCCGCCCACAGCACAAGGCCGCTGATCAGCACCCCGATCACCACCACATCCAGCAAAGCCCACAGGACTTTGAGTGGCATGCCGCCATAGTCCCCAAAGTGCAGCGGGCGAGAAATTTCGAGAAACCGCAGGTACCACGGCATAGGATACGCCCCCGTCAGGCTGCCCGTGCGGGCATCGATCAGGACAGGGGTAAACAGCCGGGCGCGCAAAGGGGTGGCACCCTGTGTCCACAGCACATAATGCACCGGGCTGCCAAAGGGAGAGCCTGGAAAAGCCAGACTTGTCACCTTGTTCCCCGGGGCCGCTCTGGCTGCGGTATCAAACGCTGCCTGCACGGAGGTCAGATGCGCCTGCTCGGGCACGGGCAGACCCGCGTAGGGTTTGAGAATCTGGCGCACATCCGTAACACGCCACAGGCCGAACAGAGGGGTCTGCAACTCGTTTACCACCCCTGTAAAACCCACCACACTGGCCCAGACCAGCGTTGCCACCCCCAACAGGTTATGCAGGTCCAGCCATGCCAGACGGGTCGCGCGGTCGCGCCTGACAGCTCCAAAGGGCACGCGCTTCATAAAGCGCCCATACAGCACCACCCCGGACACAAGGGAGGCCACAAAAAACGCACCCATAGCCCCCATAAACAACGCCCCCGACAACCCGGCAAACAGGTTCATATGCAGCCGGGTGCAGGTGGACATGATTGCTGCTGTCCAGCTCCGTGGCTCTTTGGGGGCATCGGCTGGGCGGGACTGTTTGAGAAGCTGGGCTGTGCGCGCATCAAACTTGAGCCAATGGCCGGACTGGCGGTCAGGGAACTGTTTGTCCTCCTCCAGCGCCTGCCAGCTTGGTGCCATGGCAACCAGCACGGCGGGCTCATCATCATCAGGCGCAACCGTAGTGATAATCTGGCCGGGGTACAGGGCACGCGCCTTGTCCACCATGACATCCAGGCTGGCATTGGGTGTGCCGGGGGGCAGGACCTCGTAGGGTGGGTCGTCATCCCCCACGAACGTGTCCCATATCTGCTCGGAAAACAGCATAGGCAGCCCTGTGACGCACACGATCAGCAGGAACAGCGTGCAGACAAGGCTGGTCCATTTATGGACCACAAACCAGCGACGGAGGGCGCGGGTGGTCATGGCCACCGGGCGATCACATATGCGTGTAAGAGTGAGTCGCAACTTTTATGTTGGTCAGATCCAGCCAGTTCCATCGTATCCACGCGCCCTTGGGTGCCTCAGAAAAGCGGGGAAATCCTGCTTTTGCCTCCTGATGACAGCGACGCGGGACAGCCCTCTTACCTATAAAGACGATTCTGGAGCTGTTTTTTTGCGCAATATCTGGAATTTTTTTTCTGGACCTCCCCCCGTGCCACCCTGCCCCATCCAGGCGCAGGGTAGTGCAGAAGGGTGAGAGGTCGGCTTAATGCAGGGTTGCCGCCTGCATGGCCGAACGTGCCAGTGTGGACAGGGTGCTGGTTTCCAGCCTGTTACCCGCGGCCCGGGCGTGCAGGATGCGTACAGCCTTGTCTGCAATCACGCTCCCGGCTTCCAGCGGGGGCAAACCACCTTCGTAAATATTGGAAATAACCGAATATTCGTAGCGGATATCACTATTCCCACTATAGCGCGCGGCTTCACGCCGGGTGTCTTCGTCATCCAGCCTGAAGGCAAAATAGGCCGACATGCTGCGCGATGCGCTGGCATCCCCTCCGGGGCGCTCACCAATCAGATTAATGACCAGCCGGGGCCTGAGGGCATCCCCTATGGCCTCGCACAGTTTGACGCGCCCATAGGGCAGCACAATAGGCAGCCCTGTTGTCAACCCATGGGCGTGCAACCCGTCCAGCAAAACCGGCAGCAGGTCTGGCACGTTGTGGTGAATGGCCTCGGCACTCAGCCCGTCAGACACAATAATCTGCACATCCCTGTCTTCCGCAGTCAGGTGGCTCAGGCTGT
It includes:
- the exbD gene encoding TonB system transport protein ExbD, whose amino-acid sequence is MIRIRHTDESPHEAHEINVTPFIDVMLVLLIIFMVTAPLTTVNVPVDLPSSTEKPTPRPDNPVFLTVKADHSLALGEDDIASDALAATLETATKGNKDERIFLRADKTVDYGTLMGVMDKLRAAGYLKVALVNLQGQEEGAAAGAVAVPSGAAVAPAPGGTP
- a CDS encoding PepSY-associated TM helix domain-containing protein — encoded protein: MTTRALRRWFVVHKWTSLVCTLFLLIVCVTGLPMLFSEQIWDTFVGDDDPPYEVLPPGTPNASLDVMVDKARALYPGQIITTVAPDDDEPAVLVAMAPSWQALEEDKQFPDRQSGHWLKFDARTAQLLKQSRPADAPKEPRSWTAAIMSTCTRLHMNLFAGLSGALFMGAMGAFFVASLVSGVVLYGRFMKRVPFGAVRRDRATRLAWLDLHNLLGVATLVWASVVGFTGVVNELQTPLFGLWRVTDVRQILKPYAGLPVPEQAHLTSVQAAFDTAARAAPGNKVTSLAFPGSPFGSPVHYVLWTQGATPLRARLFTPVLIDARTGSLTGAYPMPWYLRFLEISRPLHFGDYGGMPLKVLWALLDVVVIGVLISGLVLWAGKRRMATDARLRALGYELDDADTTPALGEVA
- the exbB gene encoding tonB-system energizer ExbB; translation: MTDLAPIAFSPWGMFLGAGPVVRSVMILLVVASVLTWTIFIAKSVEFLRVRSRLHKAEQALEQASTLDLGAADTRHGGIAHVFVMAAETERRRSQDIPDDSEGLKERIVLHLERLEAAEGRRLMRGTGLLATIGATSPFIGLFGTVWGIMTSFTGIAASKATTLAVVAPGIAEALLATALGLVAAIPAVVIYNHLARQSAACRAQVSDLTALVMRLVSRDLGRMQALASSGQVVRLGTRPMVGE